From the Lampris incognitus isolate fLamInc1 chromosome 10, fLamInc1.hap2, whole genome shotgun sequence genome, one window contains:
- the mybpc2a gene encoding myosin binding protein Ca: TENVPGEGSQLSELTGLFVLRPESITATKGKDVTFVAKVDSSNLLRKPAMKWLKGKWLDLGSKAGKHLQFKETYDRNTKIYTYAMSIIKVVDGDAGGYRCEVTSKDKCDSCTFEVSVEAVQEEQQANILEAFKRSGDAGEDAGDLDFSALLKKREKKKQDEPKEEVDVWEILKEAKPCDYEKIAFEYGITDLRGMLKRLKKMKKVEPKKSDAFLRKLDSAYSVDKGKRIQLSVEVTNSNAQVKWLKNGQEIKPSAKYVFESVGNKRTLTINKCNLSDDAAYECVVEEEKCFTEVFVKEPPVTITKLLDDVHTVVGEKVEFEVEVSEEGANVKWMKDGVELTRESAGSKYRFKKDGKRHILIINEATKEDIGTYYAFTNGGESKAELEVEDKELEVLQSIADLTVKATEQAMFKCEVSDEKVTGKWFKDGVEVLPSDRIKMSHIGRIHKLTIDDVKPEDAGDYTFVPDGYALSLSAKLNFLEIKIDYVPRQDPPKIHLDTSSTGSKNTLVVVAGNKLRLDVEISGEPAPTVCWMRGDDVVVEAEGRVRVETRKTLSSFVIEGAEREDEGKYFITVTNPAGEDKAELYVKIVDVPDPPENVRCSSVGEDFAIISWDPPAFDGGVPVKGYLMERKKVGSSRWTKLNFDVYESTTYEAKKMIEGVLYEMRVFAVNGIGISQPSGSSKPFMPIATTSEPTRLVVDDVTDTTCALKWRPPEKVGAGGIDGYIIEYCKEGSDQWVQANQEPVDKISYRVKGLPMGEKMLFRVVAVNMAGRSPPATLSQAVTIREIMEQPRIRMPRQLRTKFIRKVGEKINLVIPFQGKPHPIVTWFKDGLPLEDKTVGIRTSEVDTIIFIRSAERAHSGKYTLTVLIENVSDSADIHIQIVEKPGPPINVHVTDIWGFNAALEWKPPKDDGNSEIIGYTIQKADMKTKGWFTVYEHNRRPSCTVSDLVMGNEYSFRAFSENICGLSDEAGISKNTAAIAKTGLTHNLQPFKEKDMNRSPKFTAALVDRCVVAGYTTAISCAVRGYPKPKIIWMKNKMIIAEDPKFLMQNHQGVLTLNIRKPGLFDGGKYSCRAINDLGEDEVECRLEVRVVPEKAEGEKK; encoded by the exons ACAGAAAACGTGCCTGGAGAGGGGTCGCAGCTGTCTGAGCTGACTGGCCTGTTTGTGCTGAGGCCTGAGAGTATTACGGCCACAAAAG GGAAGGACGTCACATTTGTAGCTAAAGTGGATTCCTCAAATCTGCTGAGGAAACCAGCTATGAAATGGCTGAAGGGGAAGTGGCTCGACTTGGGGAGCAAAGCTGGGAAGCACCTGCAGTTCAAAGAGACCTATGATAGGAACAccaag ATCTACACTTATGCGATGAGCATCATCAAAGTGGTGGACGGGGACGCAGGTGGCTACCGCTGCGAGGTCACCTCCAAAGACAAGTGCGACAGCTGCACATTTGAAGTCTCCGTGGAGG CTGTACAAGAGGAGCAGCAGGCCAACATCCTGGAGGCGTTTAAGCGATC tGGTGATGCAGGTGAGGATGCGGGGGATCTAGACTTCAGCGCCCTGCTTAAGAAAAG ggagaagaAGAAGCAAGATGAGCCCAAAGAGGAAGTGGATGTGTGGGAAATCCTGAAGGAAGCGAAGCCCTGTGACTACGAGAAGATTGCCTTTGAATACGGCATCACCGACCTCCGGGGCATGCTGAAGAGGCTAAAGAAGATGAAGAAGGTGGAGCCCAAAAAGAGTGacg CTTTTCTAAGGAAGCTGGATTCAGCTTATTCAGTGGACAAGGGCAAGAGGATCCAACTGAGTGTGGAAGTGACCAACTCCAATGCTCAGGTCAAGTGGCTCAAGAACGGACAGGAAATCAAACCATCAGCCAA ATATGTGTTTGAGAGCGTGGGCAACAAACGGACGCTCACCATCAACAAGTGCAACCTGTCGGATGATGCAGCCTACGAGTGTGTGGTGGAGGAGGAGAAATGCTTTACGGAGGTCTTTGTCAAAG AGCCACCAGTCACTATCACCAAGCTGCTGGATGACGTCCACACTGTGGTGGGTGAGAAGGTGGAGTTTGAGGTGGAGGTGTCTGAGGAAGGAGCTAATGTCAAATG gaTGAAAGATGGAGTGGAGCTGACCAGAGAATCAGCGGGTTCTAAGTACAGGTTTaagaaggatgggaagagacACATTCTGATCATTAACGAGGCTACAAAGGAGGACATTGGGACATATTATGCTTTTACTAATGGTGGGGAGTCAAAAGCTGAGCTTGAGGTCGAAG ATAAGGAGCTGGAGGTGCTGCAGAGTATAGCCGACCTGACGGTAAAGGCTACGGAGCAGGCTATGTTTAAGTGTGAAGTGTCCGATGAGAAAGTAACAGGGAAGTGGTTCAAAGATGGTGTGGAGGTCCTGCCCAGCGATCGCATCAAAATGTCCCACATAGGAAG GATCCACAAGCTGACAATCGATGACGTGAAGCCTGAGGATGCTGGAGATTATACGTTCGTTCCCGATGGATATGCACTTTCTCTCTCTGCAAAACTCAACTTCCTGG AAATCAAGATTGACTATGTTCCCCGCCAAG ACCCACCCAAAATCCACCTGGACACAAGCAGTACGGGCAGTAAGAACACTCTTGTTGTTGTGGCTGGAAACAAGCTGCGTCTGGACGTGGAGATCTCAGGAGAACCAGCACCAACCGTGTGCTGGATGAGAGGAGACGAT GTGGTGGTGGAGGCTGAGGGCAGAGTTCGAGTGGAGACGAGAAAGACCTTGAGCAGCTTCGTTATCGAGGGGGCAGAGAGGGAGGATGAGGGCAAGTACTTCATCACGGTGACCAACCCGGCTGGAGAGGACAAGGCTGAACTCTATGTCAAAATCGTGG ATGTGCCTGACCCCCCAGAGAATGTCAGATGTTCATCAGTTGGTGAGGACTTTGCCATCATCTCATGGGACCCCCCTGCATTTGACGGTGGAGTTCCTGTTAAAG GGTACCTGATGGAAAGGAAGAAGGTTGGCTCGTCCAGATGGACCAAGCTTAACTTCGATGTCTATGAGTCCACCACGTATGAAGCCAAGAAGATGATCGAAGGCGTGCTATATGAGATGAGGGTCTTTGCAGTCAACGGCATTGGCATCTCTCAACCCAGTGGAAGCTCCAAGCCCTTCATGCCCATTG CCACCACCAGCGAGCCCACTCGTCTCGTGGTGGATGATGTCACGGACACCACCTGTGCCTTGAAGTGGCGTCCTCCAGAGAAGGTTGGAGCAGGGGGCATCGACGGCTACATCATCGAGTACTGCAAAGAAGGAA GTGATCAGTGGGTGCAGGCCAATCAGGAGCCGGTGGACAAAATCAGCTACCGTGTGAAGGGTCTGCCCATGGGAGAGAAGATGCTCTTCAGAGTGGTGGCTGTCAACATGGCAGGGCGCAGCCCCCCCGCCACCCTGTCCCAAGCTGTCACTATCAGAGAGATCATGG AGCAACCAAGGATCCGCATGCCTCGCCAGCTGCGAACCAAATTCATCAGGAAAGTGGGCGAGAAGATCAACTTGGTTATCCCCTTTCAG GGTAAACCTCACCCTATAGTGACCTGGTTCAAAGACGGCTTGCCCCTGGAGGACAAAACGGTTGGGATTCGGACCAGTGAAGTGGACACCATCATCTTCATCCGCTCGGCAGAGAGAGCCCACTCTGGCAAATACACCCTGACTGTCCTGATTGAGAACGTCTCAGACAGTGCCGACATTCACATTCAAATCGTAG AGAAGCCTGGTCCTCCCATTAATGTTCATGTAACAGACATCTGGGGCTTCAACGCTGCGCTGGAGTGGAAGCCCCCCAAAGATGATGGGAACAGCGAAATCATAGGCTACACCATCCAGAAGGCTGACATGAAGACCAAG ggATGGTTCACGGTCTATGAGCACAACCGTAGGCCCAGCTGCACGGTGTCTGACCTGGTCATGGGGAACGAATATTCCTTCCGTGCGTTCAGTGAAAACATCTGTGGCCTCAGTGACGAGGCTGGCATCAGCAAAAACACGGCTGCCATCGCCAAAACCG GTCTGACACATAACCTCCAGCCCTTTAAAGAGAAGGACATGAACAGGTCCCCCAAGTTTACAGCGGCCCTGGTGGACAGGTGTGTGGTTGCAGGCTACACCACTGCTATCAGCTGTGCTGTCCGTGGCTATCCCAAG